From the genome of Pukyongia salina, one region includes:
- a CDS encoding RagB/SusD family nutrient uptake outer membrane protein, which yields MKKTFMTYLKSIFAIALLSTVVAACTNLELDESDSIFLEDTDEGFAGVADVGAALDQLYNDVRGQLEDQGNFFALNEVSTDETLVPTRGTDWGDNGIWRTLHAHTWSPTHQYILSTWNNLNQNVFRATQIIDQRSGPTAEQKAEAQFLRAFSMYFVLDMWGVAPFREVDEGSDVDPRVLSAAEAYDFILQDLTEARDNLPVRGPSADNNRASRAAANFMLAKLYLNAQRYNGNPNYQGVITAVDAIAADGYALETGYFDIFKEDVDNETIWFVPASVGNRIWNGLHYNQNSPDNEGGGWNGFTTLAEFYDSFEGNPNSNYVGDAADERRGWVPDASNAGPDNLGIGYGFLIGQQYNEDGSPLTNRSGAPLVFTRDLPGLSGNTEETGIRIIKYHPVNGAFTGHEIVFRYADAHLMKAEAMLRSGGGNATAMVNELRALRGASTLGNVSEADLLAERGRELYVEFWRRNDLLRFGQFTRDWEFKNAESVGQDYRNLYPIPINALLSNPNLVQNEGY from the coding sequence ATGAAAAAAACTTTTATGACGTACTTGAAGTCGATCTTCGCGATCGCGTTGCTATCGACTGTTGTGGCAGCTTGTACCAATTTAGAGCTCGACGAATCTGATTCGATCTTCCTGGAAGATACAGATGAAGGATTTGCTGGAGTAGCCGACGTTGGAGCCGCACTGGACCAATTATACAATGATGTAAGGGGACAGTTAGAAGACCAGGGTAATTTCTTTGCCCTTAACGAAGTATCTACAGATGAAACTCTTGTTCCAACAAGAGGTACAGACTGGGGTGATAACGGTATCTGGAGAACGCTACACGCGCACACCTGGAGCCCAACACACCAGTACATCCTGAGCACATGGAATAACCTTAACCAAAACGTTTTCCGTGCAACTCAGATCATCGATCAACGTAGTGGACCTACTGCAGAGCAAAAAGCAGAAGCTCAGTTCCTGCGCGCTTTCAGTATGTATTTCGTACTTGATATGTGGGGCGTAGCTCCTTTCCGTGAAGTAGATGAAGGATCCGATGTTGATCCTCGTGTATTATCAGCTGCCGAAGCTTACGATTTTATCCTTCAGGACCTTACCGAAGCACGCGATAATCTTCCGGTTCGCGGACCAAGTGCAGATAATAATCGTGCGAGTAGAGCTGCTGCTAACTTCATGTTGGCGAAACTTTACCTAAACGCTCAGCGATACAATGGTAATCCTAACTATCAGGGTGTAATCACGGCTGTGGATGCAATTGCAGCAGATGGTTATGCACTTGAAACAGGATATTTTGATATTTTCAAGGAAGATGTAGACAATGAAACAATCTGGTTCGTACCTGCATCTGTAGGTAACAGAATATGGAATGGTCTGCACTACAACCAAAACTCACCTGATAACGAAGGTGGTGGTTGGAACGGATTTACAACCCTTGCCGAATTTTACGATTCTTTCGAAGGAAATCCTAACTCCAACTATGTTGGTGACGCAGCTGATGAAAGAAGAGGTTGGGTTCCTGATGCAAGTAACGCTGGTCCGGACAACCTTGGAATTGGTTACGGATTCTTAATTGGACAGCAGTACAACGAAGACGGATCTCCGCTTACAAACCGTTCTGGTGCTCCATTGGTGTTTACCAGAGACCTTCCAGGTCTTTCTGGAAATACCGAAGAAACTGGTATTCGTATTATTAAGTATCACCCTGTTAATGGTGCGTTCACCGGACACGAGATCGTTTTCAGATACGCAGATGCACATCTTATGAAAGCTGAAGCAATGTTACGTTCTGGTGGCGGAAACGCTACGGCAATGGTGAACGAGCTTAGAGCACTTCGTGGTGCTTCTACCCTCGGAAATGTATCGGAAGCTGATCTTCTGGCTGAAAGAGGACGTGAATTATACGTAGAATTCTGGAGAAGAAATGACCTGCTTAGATTTGGTCAATTCACCAGAGACTGGGAATTCAAGAACGCAGAATCTGTTGGACAAGATTACAGAAACCTGTATCCTATTCCAATTAATGCGCTACTATCGAACCCTAATTTAGTTCAGAACGAAGGTTACTAA